The proteins below are encoded in one region of Oncorhynchus masou masou isolate Uvic2021 chromosome 15, UVic_Omas_1.1, whole genome shotgun sequence:
- the LOC135556920 gene encoding potassium voltage-gated channel subfamily C member 1-like: MGLSDEKDRIVINVGGIKHQTYRGTLRTLPGTRLSWLAEPDAPSHFDWDDKHEEFFFDRHPGVFAHILNYYRTGKLHCPADVCGPLYEEELAFWGIDETDVEPCCWMTYSQHREAEEALDSFGGGALLDLTGNDDPDPEITADQGDGVGDEADEMTRRLAQGDSPDAKAGGVWGRWQKRMWALFEDPYSSKYARFTHDCMARHDSNTIKFADDTTVTKEMIVNYRKRRIEHAPILIDGLQW; the protein is encoded by the exons ATGGGCTTGAGCGACGAGAAGGATCGCATTGTGATAAACGTGGGAGGTATCAAACATCAGACATATCGCGGTACCCTGCGTACCCTGCCCGGCACCCGCTTATCCTGGCTCGCCGAACCCGACGCGCCTAGCCACTTCGACTGGGATGACAAACATGAGGAATTCTTCTTCGACCGCCACCCGGGTGTTTTCGCCCATATCCTTAATTATTACCGGACAGGTAAACTGCACTGCCCTGCCGATGTCTGCGGGCCACTGTATGAGGAGGAACTGGCCTTCTGGGGCATCGACGAGACGGACGTGGAGCCGTGCTGTTGGATGACCTATAGCCAGCACCGGGAGGCGGAAGAGGCACTTGATAGTTTTGGCGGGGGGGCCCTGCTCGACCTGACTGGTAACGATGATCCAGACCCGGAGATTACAGCCGACCAGGGTGACGGGGTTGGTGATGAGGCTGATGAGATGACAAGGAGGCTGGCACAGGGGGATTCTCCAGATGCCAAGGCAGGGGGGGTTTGGGGCCGCTGGCAGAAACGCATGTGGGCTCTGTTTGAAGACCCCTACTCCTCTAAATACGCACGG ttcactcatgactgcatggccagacacgactccaacaccatcaagtttgcagacgacacaacagtg acaaaggagatgattgtgaactacaggaaaaggaggatcgagcacgcccccattctcatcgacgggctgCAGTGGTGA